The nucleotide sequence TCTAACCAAGAACTACAAAGTAGCAATGAAGAAAGGAGCAAAGCTATGGCAAGGATGGATGAAGGCTCCAGAAGGAAAATTCATGGTGAACGTTGATGCATCTTTTGATGAAAATGCTGGACGTGGAAGTGTGTGGGTTCAATTTTAAGATATTGCACATGAGGAGTTGTAGCAGCTGCTCATTGCTTTGTGTCTAGTGGATGCGCCGATGGCCGAGGCATATGTACGTGTTGAAAGAAGGGTTGATGCTAGCACAACATATAGGGTGTAATCGGCTGATCTTCGAATCAGATTGTATGGAGGTGGTACAAACAATGAAGGATGGAGGATTTTTGAAAAAATTGGCAGCTGTATTGTATGACGAGTGTAATATCATATGGAGCGGGTTCCAGAACATATCAATTGAGCACAGCAGTAGGGAGGCAAATCAGGCAGCACATGAGTTAGCAAGAAGAGCTATGCAATCTAAGCAAAATTATACTTGGAAATAAGCCCCTAGCTTCATTCTGGATTTTCTGATCAATAATGTAACTATCCTGAATGAATACAGTATGCCGTATTGCTTCGAAAAGAAGAAGCGAGCATGACTCCAAGCATGAAAGGTTACATTGCGCTAATTTCATTTCAGATAATCATCACAAACATATATGATTTTTTTGTACAATCAAGGCAAATCGTTGGCCTCCACGCAAAGCAAATACATACTTACGTTAACTACAACGTGTTTCGCAAATAGAATTAATACACTAGAAAATAACGAACAACCCATACTAAAACGTACAAGAGTATCATATATAGTCTATTTATTATATGCATGACCGCACACGCACATGCAGTAAACCAAACGTACGGCAGCTGTAACCAGATCAGCACGGAGGAACCAGCCGGCGACCATCAATGGCCTCACAGAAACGAGGAACAATCAACAGGCTGACGTGACGCCATGATCGACGGCTGGGCTTCACAAATCAATCTTCATTTGTTGCCGTACCGCCGGTCATTCCCTAGCAGACTTTCTTGCAGAAGCACTTGCGCGCGATGCCGTCGATCTTGCACTTGCCGCCTGTGAACTTCTCCGTTTTGCATACGCTCTCGCAGTTGGTGTCGCTCAAGCACAGGCCTTTGAACGCGTGGCTTTGCGACAGGCAGTGCTTCTCCTCCACGACCACCCTGGCCGTCGCCGTCTCTGCACACCACACACACGGCGGATACATATTCATTCCATAATACTTGCAAAGCTTGACACACCGGCTATGAACTGATGACGAAGATCAATCACCTGCCGCGACGACGACGAGAAGGACGACGAAGAATGGTGCGGCCATGCGGCGAGACAGTGCCATCTCTCTCCTTTTTTTGTTTATTATCTACACACAAAATGAACCACGGTGTCTCTGAATTTTGGTGCAACAGGCGGAGCTACGGGGTGGAATAATATAGGGAAGCGCGCACATGATGATGGGCTAGCGCTAAGATTAGCCATTGTTTAATTTGGGCACGGATATATACATAAATATAACAGCGGATTACTGGCAGGCGGCACAGCATGCATCCCGATGTTCAGGGCTAGCCATTCAACCACAACTATTGCTGGCGCCTCCATGCATACAAGATTCGAACTTAAATTAGTGGCCCTTGAACAAGGGAGGAAGCGAGCAAGCTGAAAGCCTGCGTGCATTGCACGAGCTCTTCTTCGCTAAAACATTGTATGCGATCCATTCATACAAGATAGGCAATCAGAAGGGGTAAATGATTACCGAAGattaattcaaaatttcaagatcgatgaatcacctaattaaaataaattttgATGCAAACCGGTTTTGATTTAGCTACAAGACAAAGTGATAGAACACAAGATTGAATCACAAACTAAATTAACCGTCTAACAAAATCATTAATAACTACCACATGTAAGAATTAAGCCAAGTGCTATTTGAGATGAGCAACATACTGACGAGCTAGAGGAAGATGGAATTAAGCCTAGTAGGCATGGGATAGAATGAGGTCGGTGCAACATGGAATAATATAaaataacccccccccccccccccccctctccattccaaattacaagtCGTTCTAGCTGTGTGAATTTTTCGGCACCAAGTTGGCCCTCGTTCCCCTTCTCAGTGTTGTCCTTAGCCCGAGCCTTCTCATCAACATCAAGAGATGCTATCAGATTTTCAACTGATATTTTCTGTCTCCTTTGTTTGACAGTTGTGCCGAAGCCCCTCCATGAAGAAGGCAACTTTGCAATAATGCATCTAGCCACAAACTCGTTGGGTATGACACACTTAAGGACTTCAAGTTCCTTTGCTATGCGCTGAACCTCATGAGCTTGCTCGACTATAGATCGGTTgccaaccatcttgtagtcataaaagCTCTCCATGATGTACAACTCACTGCCTGCATCTGATGCACCGAAGGTAGCATTCAGATGATCTCACAATGCCTTACCATCTTGTATATGCAAGTTTGCATCTAGCAGATGGCCAGCAAGAATGATCTTCTATGATCTTTTTCAGAGATATTTCCCTCGGGCATGCCTGCAGTAATCCAGAACACATTCATGGCCTCTATCCAGAGTGTGACCTTGACTTGCCACCTCTTAAAGTGCACACTAGAAAACTTTTCCAGCCTCAGGGTGTCAGCAAAACCAGCCATAGCTAAATCAGGAAAAGGCCTACAATAAGGTTTTTGATTGTAGAAAAAATAGGCAATTTCTAGATTAAAACTAGAACATAAATCATAACAATCTCAGACGCTAGTATAAGCATAGCTCGTGTACTAGTCAGATTAAACAACATAAACACAAAAACTAGTATAAGCATATTTTGTATACTAGTATGATTAAACATCATGAACATAAATACTAGTATGAGCCTTACTCGCATACTAGCTAGATTGATAACGGGTGTGTACCTTTCGACTACAGAGGGATACGACGTCGTAGGTGGTGGAGACACTGTTGTTGATAATGGTAAGAAGTCATCGATGAGTGGCGGAGGAATGTTCCCATTGAAGATGCACGAGCCTGCTGGTGGTGGAGACGACGTCCCGACACAACCTCTCTGGAAGATAAGCCATCCTAGAAGTTGGGAGCAGTCCTGCTTCTGGATCACAAGGGCAAGGGTTCTGGAGACTTGCTCTCCCGATCGCTGGTGCACGCGGGCGGTCGGGATGGAGAGACAACAGCTGCAGTGAGAAGAGACAAAAATCTTAGCTCGATTAAATACGTTTTGGCATGGCCGATAGGCTGTTTATATAGACCTATCCAATCGGATCTCGTGTCGCGATCATGATCTAAACCGTTTAGGACTCCTATCTGCAAAATAAAAAAGCCAAGTAaccaaaaactaaaactagtgaggaGCCGGATTTTGGAAGACCATTCACGCAGGTGTTGCGTGCCCTTCGTCCCGCCCCACTCTGTCCATGAGGAGCGAACGTGCATGCATGTGGGCTTCCTTTCTCCTCCTCACACTATACTTGAGGAAGTGGAGACGACTTCCATATTTAAGTATAACTGCCCATGAGGTGGACTAAAGGTTCCCACTCACCCTCTCTTGCTCACACATgaatgggcctttgagatttcttCATAGGAATATCATAAATTCTATTGGGCCAAGCGCATTTATTCCAACAGTCGATGACTTGATTCTCATTACGATTTTTTACAATTTAcccttttagaaaaaaaaaaacaggcaaAACATACCACAAAAGAAAAACATTTTATAGGACGCTCCCCCTCAAAACAATTACCCCAAagatctttttttttcaaaattgtgATCCACTGGAttaataatataaataagaatGTTAATGAATAGTCATCCCCAAAAGAAAATATAAAGGATTGTCAAAAAGAAGCAATTGAATCCCCCCGAGTGAATAATCAATTAACTCAAGGGAGAATGAGGAGATACATGTATTTGAGTTATCATGGTCTATTCACTTAGGCACAATCATGTTAATTAGTCATGACTAAAATTACACTAAGAATGAAATGAGATGATAAATGCATAACAGGATCGAATTTTCTAGGGTACACAGTGTTGCCCCTTGGGAAATGCACTATGGCTTCATGCCATGACTTGATGATTATACTTCCCAATATCTTAGTACCTCCAAGAGTGCATATGATTCAGTATTATCCATGGATACATAGGATAGAATAAGGAACATATGGTATGAGAAGGTGTTAGGGAGGTGAAACATAATAATGATCGAGTCACTAGTACACAAAATCTTTTGCGCAACGTTTTCAAAATGGCCTCAGAGGCGGGTGGCCCAGTTGCTCACCTTGGTTATTCGAGGCAGGGCAGCCGGGCcagcaaccacctcggttaatacatTAACCGAGGAGTGCATTGTAaaataaccgcctcggttaataagtattaaccgaggtgggcattTTAACacaaccgcctcggtaaatcattaaCTGAGATGGGCATTGTAAAAtaaccgccttggttaataagtattaaccgaggcaggcattGTAACAAAACCACCTCGGtaaatcattaaccgaggcgggcattgtaATGCAATCACCTCGATAAATCAGGCCCAGCTCAGGCCCCAACAAAATCCATTATAACGAGCTCATATATAATCAAGGACTTAGGGTTTCTTCTCAATCATTCCTCTACAACATTCGACTCCGCACAACCGCCCCTTCCTCACTTTCTCCCTCCCTCCGACCCTCCTGACGTCCTCTCCCTTCGACCGAGCGAGCGGCGCGGGCAACAGGGGacgcacctccctccctcccgagcagcgtggcctcctcctcctcctccttcggtgTGGCCTCGCGGCCACCTCTTCCTCTTTCGATGCCCCGGCATGGCTGcatgccctcctcctcctcctcctcctcctcctcctcctgtgttACTGCgtgcccccctcctcctccaacCATGATGGCCTCCTCCAATGGCCTCGAAGGCGCACGACCTCCTTCTCCGATGGATCTAGGGGTGGGGCGTGTGGATCCTATGAGCAGAGGAGGCGGCGCGTGCGAATCCGACAAGGAGCGGGCTCGGCTccttcccatctttcccaccgcCCTGGCTCCCTTACCCCTTCCCCATTGTCGGAGCACCTCCACCACCGTAGATCCGACGCCACCACCATAGATCCGGTGCCCCATTGCCACCTTCCTCACCAATGAGCACAGATCCGACGGGCGTCCCTACCTGCACCACCAACGCATCCAGATGCGGATCCAGTGGCGGCAGCGCATCTAGGTGCGTGGCATGGCAGGCGGCGGCGCTTTTCACCCACCAGTGACCCTCTCCTCTTCCTTTCCTAGATCTGATGATCGTGGATGGGCTGCTCGTGGATCCGGTGTCTCTGACCCGTGTTTCCAGCAAGGACACAGCGGATCCGGCATTTCCGACCTGCATCTTCGGTGAGCAactacgacggcggcggcgcgtggaTGGGCTCACCGGTCTTATCCATgggttttccttttttgtttttatttgatttaccgaGGTGGGCATCCAACCGCCTCAGAAAAGGTCCCATTATCCACCTCGATAAATCaattttgcccgcctcggtaaagatttgtgtagtagtgaatgcTAATTGAAGTCCTTGGAAAAGATGGAAGAAGGAAGTGAGCTACTAAGGCTATCGAGTAGGATAGTCAGACCTAATATGGGCATGGTGGGGCCCACCCTAAGCATCGAGGTTGCATAGAACTAAAACTTGCTTAGTCAAAGTTGTGTGATCCAATTGGTGTGAGTGTGTTCTAACGAACCTTGTAAATAGGACCACCTCAGAGAAAAGTTTACTAGTTTGGCCGTCCATGATGGCGGTCAAACTATGTTGGGCTTGTATCTTGGGGTCATGTTCTGTGGCTAAGTGTGGACCATGTAGTCTCATTTCTTGGACACATGGTCTAATTGTGTCCCAACAAAGAGTTGGATGAGGTACACCATTAATTAAGATTCCAAAGGATGATTTTACACATGGTTTTGGTTGAGCGAGGTttgtttctaagtgttgaaaaacgAGTGTCGAACATCATCGAGCTATCTATTTTTCGTTCGGCATGAAAAGTACTAGGTTCTTTATTACAAGGTCAATTTGTTCTAGTGAAAGAGGGCTTTTCCTCTGTCATAAACCTAGCATGAAGGAGATAAAATTGAATGACTAGGGACAATAATCATAGGTATTAGCAAGATCACAGATAGTGGTCCTGTAGGTGCCTATTTAAGTAGAAGGAATAAGAGAGTACAGAAGGGCTCCTAGCTCCCATCATAGTGAATATGATATTGAAGAAAGAAGGCTTCTCTGATAAACTACAACGATCTCCATGGATATGGAGTGGAATGAATGATAGATTTGGGGCATGGGATTCGAGGTTTTTTCTCCCGTCATGCTTACCTTTGTTCACAATAGAGGATGAATATAAGAGTGAAAGGGTTATGGGACAAGGATAGGAAAGAGTGTTGGTTGATGTGGTGGCTTGGGGGTCTAGGTCAAGTTGAGCTATGGACCCCAGAGGGATCAAAGAGTGACTCACCATGTGCTGAGTCAACATAAGTGGTCTTATTGCTACTATATTAGCGGTCCGACTGCACAAAATATTAGAGCCTATGTGTCTAGGTTGATTGATCAAgagtgtcgacaaaatatggtcgacagtctacctaggggtatgcccaaggtagtagattgtcggcagacagatgcgtaagccacaaacaagacggtgacgcaagacagacacgaggttttatccaggtttggccgccaagaaggcgtaatacctacgtcctgcgtctgattgtattgctatatgtcaatgagatatgtttttagaggggtcccctgcccgccttatatagttcggggggcagggttacagatatggaaactaatcctagtcagttacaattgccatgtgtggccggataaggattcctattctaaccgaccaagatcttgcttgatcgccaaatctgtcttgactccttgcgcgggactccgaacaggttgaccgggccgtgcgtcgtcttttagtggaccggacccactgatccgggctggcccaagcttagccataagggtataggggttaatacccccacagctagtccccgagcactatgtattatgctgcaacatgccactttaaccttctccgaaaTAGTGAGGCTTAagtcttgacatctctgaccaccattgtcgccggagaagtaggtttttcgaataatgtatggtgctcttaaaaaagaaaaagatttccgtcctgtgaagtgtgcccacttgtatttctgaaaagaaatgtaagtgaatatTGAAatgtagcatccttgatcattagaagcgtaggggtcgaaaaataaacacattcaccgcaaggtgaagtgtgcccacttagtctccgagcctggtagtaggtgacgtaggcacgtggtgctagggtctaaaaagaattcccagttaaattgatAAACCAATCGTCgtataggcgatacgagatgcaccggtaggtgcatcgtaccgatgtagtccccgggcttgctggaaggcgaagtatgagccttgtagcaaggtctaaataaatgtctctcaactatatgtgagtacaaatcacatgtagccgaggagaatgatctccgagcaatggtcgggacagttcccgagcacgatagtaatccttacaattagtcaaagcataggggtcgattaaataaacacattcgccgcaaggtgaagtgtgcccacttagtccccgagcctggtagtagatgACACAGGCACatagtgccagggtctaaaaaagaaattccactgaagttaagaatccaatcgttgtataggtgatacgagatgcaccggtaggtgcatcgtaccgatgtagtcaccgagcttgctggaaggcgaagtatgagccttgtagcaaggtctaaataaatgtctctcaactgcatgtgtgtacaaatcacatgtagccaaggagagcgatctccaagcagtggtcgggatagtccccgagcacagtagtggtcgtaGCAGTCCCCCGAGCatggtaatggtcggagcagtccccgagcacggcaatggttggagcagtcctcgagcacggcagtggtctaggcagtccctgagcacggcagtggtctgggtagtcctcgAGCATTGTAGTGGTCAGGGCAGTCCTCGATCACGGCAGTTgtctggtccatccttgagcacaagacatgtagCGAAAAAACGagcgccgcttgtactattatttggtgtatctATTTGTCTccttactctatcaagtccaatctgacatgtctagtcaaaaaagcagacatGTATAGCACGTCACTCtatcttcttgctctttctagcaaacagtcgcttggcacctgtatggaggtgcgtcagtgtgggccctctcacactatcaatgaagaggcgcgtacactggtaatgaaggggcgcgtttattggtg is from Miscanthus floridulus cultivar M001 chromosome 7, ASM1932011v1, whole genome shotgun sequence and encodes:
- the LOC136463267 gene encoding defensin-like protein CAL1 is translated as MALSRRMAAPFFVVLLVVVAAETATARVVVEEKHCLSQSHAFKGLCLSDTNCESVCKTEKFTGGKCKIDGIARKCFCKKVC